A region of Phocoena phocoena chromosome 17, mPhoPho1.1, whole genome shotgun sequence DNA encodes the following proteins:
- the ZHX1 gene encoding zinc fingers and homeoboxes protein 1 codes for MASRRKSTTPCMVLASEQDPDLELISDLDEGPPVLTPVENTRAESISSDEEVHESVDSDNQQNKKVEGGYECKYCTFQTPDLNMFTFHVDSEHPNVVLNSSYVCVECNFLTKRYDALSEHNLKYHPGEENFKLTMVKRNNQTIFEQTINDLTFDGSFVKEENSEQAESTEVSSSGISISKTPIMKMMKNKVENKRITVHHNSVEDVPEEKENEIKPDREGTVENPSSSASESNTSTSTVNRIHPNTASTVVTPAAVLPGLAQVITAVSAQQNSNLIPKVLIPVNSIPTYNAALDNNPLLLNTYNKFPYPTMSEITVLSAQAKYTEEQIKIWFSAQRLKHGVSWTPEEVEEARRKQFNGTVHTVPQTITVIPTHISTGSNGLPSILQTCQIVGQPGLVLTQVAGTNTLPVAAPIALTVAGVPNQTNAQKSQPPATQPTAETKPAAAGAPSSQLVKNETAVANPDAFGVRAKKTKEQLAELKVSYLKNQFPHDSEIIRLMKITGLTKGEIKKWFSDTRYNQRNSKSNQCLHLNNDSSATIIIDSSDETTESPTVVTSQQKQSWNPFPDFTPQKFKEKTAEQLRALQASFLNSSVLSEEELNRLRAQTKLTRREIDAWFTEKKKSKALKEEKGEIEESNAGSSKEETGETSPGDESSAPKSGSTGKICKKTPEQLHMLKSAFVRTQWPSPEEYDKLAEESGLARTDIVSWFGDTRYAWKNGNLKWYYYYQSANSSSMNGLSSLRKRGRGRPKGRGRGRPRGRPRGSKRMNNWDRGPSLIKFKTGTAILKDYYLKHKFLNEQDLDELVNKSHMGYEQVREWFAERQRRSELGIELFEENEEEDEVIDDQEEDEEETDDSDTWEPPRHVKRKLSKSDD; via the coding sequence ATGGCAAGCAGGCGAAAATCCACAACACCCTGCATGGTCCTTGCCAGTGAACAGGATCCAGACCTCGAGCTGATATCAGATCTGGATGAAGGTCCTCCTGTACTTACACCTGTAGAAAACACCAGAGCAGAGAGTATCTCAAGTGATGAAGAAGTTCATGAATCCGTAGACTCTGAcaatcagcaaaataaaaaagttgaAGGTGGCTATGAATGTAAATATTGTACTTTTCAAACTCCAGATCTAAATATGTTTACTTTTCATGTGGATTCAGAACATCCCAATGTAGTGCTAAATTCATCCTATGTTTGTGTCGAATGCAATTTTCTTACCAAAAGGTATGATGCACTTTCCGAGCATAATCTGAAATATCACCCGGGAGAAGAAAATTTCAAGTTGACTATGGTGAAACGAAATAACCAGACAATCTttgaacaaacaataaatgatctGACTTTTGATGGTAGTTTTGTTAAAGAGGAGAATTCAGAGCAAGCTGAATCGACAGAAGTTTCTTCTTCGGGAATATCTATCAGTAAAACTCCTATcatgaaaatgatgaaaaataaagtggAGAACAAACGGATTACAGTTCATCATAATTCAGTTGAGGACGttccagaagagaaagagaatgaaatcaaACCAGACCGTGAAGGAACTGTGGAAAATCCAAGTTCTTCAGCTTCTGAATCGAATACAAGTACTTCCACTGTAAACAGAATACATCCAAATACTGCCAGCACAGTTGTGACCCCGGCAGCAGTTCTTCCTGGGTTAGCACAGGTTATCACTGCTGTATCAGCTCAGCAGAATTCCAATTTGATTCCCAAAGTCCTCATCCCTGTTAATAGCATTCCTACCTACAATGCTGCATTGGATAACAACCCCCTTTTGCTTAACACCTACAACAAATTCCCTTATCCAACAATGTCAGAAATTACTGTTCTTTCTGCCCAAGCAAAatatacagaggaacagatcaagATATGGTTTTCAGCCCAACGTCTAAAACATGGTGTTAGCTGGACTCCCGAGGAAGTAGAGGAGGCGAGAAGAAAACAATTCAACGGAACAGTCCACACTGTACCTCAGACCATAACGGTCATCCCCACCCACATTTCCACAGGGAGTAATGGTTTACCATCCATCTTACAGACATGCCAAATAGTTGGCCAGCCAGGTCTGGTCCTTACCCAAGTGGCTGGCACGAATACCTTGCCAGTAGCAGCACCTATAGCCTTGACAGTGGCAGGGGTTCCAAATCAAACAAACGCACAGAAAAGTCAGCCCCCGGCCACTCAGCCTACTGCAGAGACCaagccagcagcagcaggagcccCATCCTCTCAGCTTGTGAAAAATGAGACTGCAGTGGCGAACCCTGATGCGTTCGGCGTTCGGGCAAAAAAGACTAAAGAGCAACTGGCAGAATTAAAAGTTAGCTACCTAAAGAATCAGTTTCCCCATGATTCCGAAATTATCAGACTTATGAAAATCACAGGGCTGACAAAAGGAGAGATTAAAAAATGGTTTAGTGACACAAGGTACAACCAGAGAAATTCAAAGAGTAATCAGTGCTTACATCTCAACAATGATTCCTCCGCCACTATTATCATAGACTCCAGTGATGAAACCACGGAATCCCCAACTGTTGTTACTTCACAGCAGAAACAATCCTGGAATCCTTTTCCAGACTTTACTCCCCAAAAGTTTAAAGAGAAGACGGCAGAGCAGCTTCGTGCCCTACAGGCAAGTTTTCTCAACAGCTCCGTACTTTCAGAAGAAGAATTAAATAGGTTAAGAGCGCAAACCAAACTTACCAGAAGGGAAATTGATGCTTGGtttacagagaagaagaaatcaaaagctttaaaggaagagaaaggagaaatagaggaaAGCAATGCAGGTAGTTCCAAAGAAGAAACTGGAGAAACTTCTCCTGGAGATGAGTCTAGTGCACCTAAGTCAGGGAGTACGggcaaaatatgtaaaaaaacacCCGAGCAGTTGCACATGCTTAAAAGCGCATTTGTCCGAACACAGTGGCCGTCGCCAGAAGAGTATGACAAGTTGGCTGAAGAAAGTGGGCTTGCTAGAACAGACATAGTTAGTTGGTTTGGGGACACCCGTTATGCTTGGAAAAATGGAAACTTAAAATGGTACTACTACTATCAAAGCGCCAATTCAAGCAGTATGAACGGTCTGTCTTCTCTtagaaaaagggggagagggagacccaaaggaaggggaagaggaagaccTCGCGGGCGGCCCAGAGGAAGCAAGAGAATGAACAACTGGGACAGGGGGCCGTCCCTCATCAAATTTAAAACTGGAACTGCAATACTTAAGGATTATTACCTGAAGCACAAATTTCTTAATGAGCAAGACCTCGATGAACTCGTTAACAAATCACATATGGGCTACGAGCAGGTCAGAGAATGGTTTGCTGAAAGACAGAGAAGATCAGAGTTAGGTATAGAATTATTTGAGGAAAATGAGGAGGAAGATGAAGTTATTGATGATCAGGAAGAGgatgaagaagaaacagatgacAGTGACACTTGGGAACCCCCACGACATGTGAAGCGGAAGCTTTCTAAATCAGATGACTGA